AGTCCGCCGCAGCGTGACCTTAACAATTTGATGCGCTGGACTAGCCGGCGCGGATAGGACATTCTTTCTTCCAGATTGGGAGAAGGATAATGGCTGTTTTCGACCTCATAATTCGCGGCGGCACGATCGTGGACGGTACTGGTGCGCCCGCATTCACGGGCGATGTCGCGATCAAGGACGGCCTCATCGCACAAGTCGGAAATGTCTCTGGCGCTGCGGCGGAAGAGATTGACGCGGCCGGAAAGGTCGTCGCGCCCGGCTTTGTGGATATTCACACGCATTACGACGGTCAGGCGACGTGGGACCAAGAGATGGCTCCCTCTAGTTGGCACGGCGTGACCACGGTAGTCATGGGCAATTGCGGGGTCGGTTTCGCTCCTGCCAAGCCCGACCGCCACGAATGGCTCATCAGTCTGATGGAAGGGGTCGAGGATATTCCCGGAACCGCGCTTTCCGAAGGCATTACATGGGATTGGGAGACATTCCCCGAATATCTCGATGCCCTCGAAAAGCTCCCGCGAACGGTCGATGTCGGCACCCACGTCCCGCACGGTGCGGTCCGGGCTTATGTTCTTGGCGACCGCGAACAGCCCGGCGCGGTTCCGACCCAGGAAGACATCGAGAAGATGTGCGAAATTGTCGAGGAAGGCATTCGCGCCGGCGCCCTCGGTTTCTCCACCTCTCGCACAGTGCTGCACAAATCGGTCGATGGCGAACTGGTGCCGGGCACCACTGCCACACCTGAAGAACTCGTCGCGATCGGCAAAGCGATGGGCCGCGGGAGGGATGCCGGCGGGCACGCCGTGTTCGAAATGGCGAGCGATCTCCAGCGCGACTGGAATGAATTCGAGTGGATGGGCAAGCTTTCGCGCGAGGCCGGAATCCCCGTCACTTTCGCAGCCCTCCAATCGATCGCGAAGGAATTGCCCCTCGAAGAGCAGATCAGCGAAATGCGCGCGCAAAACGACAACGGCGCGAACATCGTCGCCCAAATCGCGCTGCGCGGAAACGGGATCATCATGGCGTGGCAGGGGACAGTGAACCCGTTCGCCTTCCGCCCAAGCTGGCAGGCGATCAAGGATCTTCCATGGGAGGAGCAGAAGGCCAAGCTGCTCGATCCCGCGTTCAAGAAGCGGTTGCTGTCCGAGGCGAACGATTATGCGGAAGCGCCGCAGGACATCCTGCCTGTCGTCATGGTCATCACCCAAGGCTGGGCGCTGCAATACGAAATGGATCCGGACTTCGATTACGAGCCCGATGCAAGCGCAAGCGTGAATGCTCGGGCCGAGGCCGCTGGTGTCGATCCACAAGAGTACGCCTACGACATGCTGTGCCGCGAGGACGCGACCGGGTTCATCTACCTGCCGATCCTCAACTATGCGGACGGCAATCTCGATTTCCTCCTACCGCTCCAGCAGGCCGAAGACACAGTCAACTCTTTGTCCGATGGCGGCGCGCATTGCGGGACGATCTGCGATGCGGCTTCGCCCACGTTCATGCTGGAGCACTGGGTCAAAGGTCGTCGGCGCGGCGACCGGCTGACCCTCGAACACGCGATCAAGCGGCAGTGCCGTGACACCGCCGTGCTTTACGGACTGGAAGATCGCGGCGTGATCGCGCCAGGATACCTGGCCGATCTTAACGTGATCGACATGGAACGGTTGAAGCTCGGGCGTCCGTGGCTGGCTTTCGACCTTCCAGCGGGCGGCAAGCGGCTCCTGCAAAAAGCGAATGGCTATGTCTGCACGATCAAGAACGGCATCGTAACCTTCCGAAACGGCAAATGGACCGGTGAAACGCCCGGTGGCCTTATCCGAGGGCCACAGCGCGCAGAGTTCGCCGAAGCGGCGGAATGACCGGATACAAACCCAAGCCCGACGACTGGGCCGTCATCACCGGTGCCGGTCGAGGTATCGGGCGCTGGCTATCGCAGCACTTCGCCGCAAAGGGCATGCGCATCTGCGCGCTCGATATCGACGCCTACGAGGCAGAGGAAACCGCTCGGCTTTGCGGGCTGGCATCGCGCGCGCATGGCTGCGATGTTTCGGATCGCAAGGAGACGGAACGCGTCGCCGAGAAGCTGATCGCCCAGGGAGTTGAGCCATCATTGCTCTGGATCAATGCCGGAGTCGGTTGCGCAGACACCGTGTGCGAGGCGAAAGAGAGCACGCTCGACTGGCTCATGGGTGTCAACGTCATGGGGCCCGTTCACACCGCCAGGGCGTGGCTACCGGCCTTGAAAGCCCAATCCGGCTCACGTCATGTGGGAATTACAGCTAGCTCCGCATCTGTCGTACCTGTCAGCGGCCCCTTCACGCTCTATGCGACCACCAAGCAAATGACAGCAGCTATCGGAGAGGCGCTTACGGCCGAGCTGGCCGAGGATGGCATAGGCGTTACGATCCTGTGCCCGGGCATTCTCAACACGCAAATCTGGAACGCCGCGCAAGCCCGGCCCGATAGGTTCGGTGGCGCCCGATCAGCGCCCGACGAGATCGGCGATCACTGGCGCGCCCAGCCCGGTCCTGAAGTGCTCGAGAAAGGTCTCGACACCGTTCTGGGGCGCGGCGGCGGCTGGTGCATCGTCCCGACGGAGGAAGACACCGAAGCGCGCATGGAGACCCGCCACCGCGCGCAACATCACGGCTTTTTCCACTATGCACTCGGGCGTGAAGACGCCGAGAGCTAGGGCTCGATCACGATCCCCTTGGACGGATCGACATTGCCGCCGATCATCTCGAGATAGACTTCGCGTGCAGCCTCGAGGCCCTGTTTCCTGACGATCTCGACCGTACCCTCGACGCTCTTGAGAAATTCCCGCCAAGCAACGGCGTGCAGTTTCCCGCCTTCTTCCTGGCCGTGCTCCTTGAAGAACGCGACCGCGTGATCAGGAGCGAAGAACAATGTGGGCTTCGGCCCCGGCAAGCCGCGATCGGCAGCAAGGCCGCCCTCCCCGCGCTCCTCGATATGCGTCGCACCGACGAGGCATGAATACTTGAGCACATCGCCAAAGTGTTCGTGCACTTTGGCGAGCAACCCCGCATTGCCAGCGAAATCGACCACTACGGAAGGATTGATCGAGAGAAGGCCTACGCTCTCATAGGAATAAACCTTGTCGTACAGCCCCGTGCCCTCGACAAATTCGACATTGCTCTCGGACGTCAATCCAACGCGCTTGATGCTGGGCGAGTTCTGCTTGGCAACTGCGGCAAGGCCCATCGCCGTCTTTGACGAAGCGCTGGTGAGGACCACCTGTTCGGCGCCGAACCAGTCCTCGTTGCGCAAGAAATACTCGATGAGGAAACCGGTTGTGAAAAGCGGACCGAACACCATCCGTTCAGCTTCGCGCGAAGGATCATGCTCCGGGTCAGAGGCGAGTCGGCGATAGGTGTTGTAGACCGGGCTCATCGGCTGGCGATAATCGGTAGAGTCCATGAAGCTGGAGGGTGAGACATTGCCCGGACGTACATCGAGATGGGTCGCCATCGGCAAATAGCCATAAACCCTCTCGCCAACTTCAATCTCATCATGCTTGCTCTCGACCACCTTGGCGTGCCCCCACATCGGGACGATTCCAAAGCCTTCGGGAGCGGGAAAGAAATTCCAGTAACCGAACCCGTCGCCAACCACCGCGTATGTGATATTGTTCGCGGTCACCGAGAAGCTTTCGATTTTGAGCCGAACAGCCCCGTCCGCGAGCTCGCCCGGCTCGACTTGGACGAGATCGGCGTGATCGAGTTCGTCCTTGCGGACATGGACTTGCTGGATGGTCATGTGTCGGCGTCTCCTCGTTGGTCCTGCTGGCGGAACCTCTAACCGATCAGGGTTCGCTTTCCCACCGTGTTGCGACAATCGATGGGCGCTTTTCGCACTCTTCCAGCCACTCGGAAATGTGATCGCACTGCGCGATGCCGACTTCACCTTGCGGGGTCAGCTGCAGGCCTCGAAACACCGGATAGAGAAACACGTCTGCCAAGGTGAAGCCGTTTGCAGTCCATGCGCCGCCTTCGGATAGTGCAGCTTCGACGAAACCGAGGGCTCGGCTGATATCTGGAAGCGCACGCTCGATGCGTTCGCGTTCGAGTGGATATCCGGCGACACGGTGCATGATCCAGGGCATCACCAGCCCGTGCTCGAACATGGGAAACAGGTAGTTATTTGCGATTGCGACCCATTTGTCAGAAAGCGCCCGAGCCGCGGGTGCAGATGGCTGAAGAGCACCGCTATTGTGGGCATTGTCAATGTAGTTTGCGATTGCGACGCTCTCGATCAGCTCAAGCCCGTCGATCTCGACCACCGGAATCCTGCCGAAGGGGTGTCGGTTCTCGGGCGAGCGAGCGGCTGTCGGGACCGTCTCGTGACTGAGTCCCGCCTCCTCGCAAACGATTTCGACGATCCGGGTGTAGGTCGAAATGACCGTCCCGAAAATGCGGACCTGCGCAGTCATGGCGCGCAGGACCGCACTGTCACACCCTCATTGGCATGAGGACGTAAAGCGCCGGGCTTTTTTCATCTTGCCGGATCAAGGTGGGTGCGCCGGGGTCCGCAAGGTGCAGCTCGACCGTCTCGCTGTCGATCTGGTCGAGGATGTCCTTCAGATAATTGGCATTGAAGCCGATCTCGAACCCATCGGACTTGTATTCCGCGGCCAGTTCCTCCGTCGCCGTGCCGTTATCGGGCGAAGTCACCGAAAGCGTGACCTTGTCGGTATCGAGCCCCATCTTCACCGCGCGGGTTTTCTCGGTTGCGATTGTCGCAACGCGGTCAACACCCTGGAAGAAGCTCTTCGGATCGACTTTGAGGAGCTTGTCGTTGCCGGTCGGAATAACTCGGCTGTAATCGGGGAAAGTTCCGTCGATCAGCTTGCTGGTGAGCACCACGCCGCCTTCTCCGCCAAGGGTAAAGCGGATCTTGCTTGCCGACAGATCGATCTGGACATTGCCATCGAGCGCTTCCTCGAGCAATTTGCGAAGCTCCGCGACTGCTTTGCGAGGTACGATCACGTCGGGCATGCCCTCTGCGCCGTCGGGGCGCGGAAGCGTGAAGCGCGCGAGACGGTGACCGTCCGTCGCCGCAGCTTTGAGCACCGGCTCATCGTCGTCGGTGACATGCAGGAAGATACCGTTCAGGTAATACCGTGTTTCCTCGGTCGAAATCGCGAAGCGCGTGCGGTCGATCATCTCGGCCAGCTGGCGTGCGGGAAGTTCGAACGAGGTCGGAAGGTCGCCTTCGACGATGACGGGGAAGTCGTCGCGCGGGAGGGTCGGAAGCTTGAACCGGCTGCGGCCCGCCTTGATCTCCATCCGGTTTTCAGCCGTCTCAAGGCTCACCTGGCTGCCTTCGGGCAGCTTGCGAGCGATATCGAACAAAAGATGCGCAGAAACCGTAATCGCGCCCGGGCTTTCGACCGAAGCAGCGCTCATATTCTCGAGCACCTGCAAATCAAGGTCGGTCGCCATGACCTTCACGCTGCCACCGTCACTCGCGTCAATCAGGACGTTGGAAAGGATGGGTATCGTATTGCGGCGCTCGACCACCGACTGGACGTGGGAGAGACAACGCAAAAGCGTCGCGCGTTCGATCGTAGCCTTCATAGCTTGCCTTTTACCCTCGAATTTGGGCGATCATGGGCCGGAATCGCCCCACCAGCGCCGGATTTCGTGAAAAAACCTTAGCGCGGTGCGCGTTACGGGCAAGCCGGTAGGTCCACTTGCGCTCAATCCTTTGGGGATAAGGGCATCTGGAGCAGTCAGGCGATTAGCTGAGCATAGCCATGCCGCCGTTGACGTGGATCGTCTGGCCGGTGACATAGCCAGCCTCGCGGCTCGCCAGATAGGCGCAGGCAGCGCCGATATCGTCGCCCTCGCCCATTCGGGCCATCGGTATCTTTGCGTTGATCGCATCCTGCTGCTTTTCATCGAGCTGCGCGGTCATCGCGGTGCGGATGAAGCCAGGTGCGACGCAATTGGCGGTGATGCCGCGGCTGGCTACTTCCTGAGCGAAACTCTTGGTCATGCCGGTGAGGCCTGCCTTGGCCG
The Erythrobacter sp. THAF29 DNA segment above includes these coding regions:
- a CDS encoding amidohydrolase family protein, translated to MAVFDLIIRGGTIVDGTGAPAFTGDVAIKDGLIAQVGNVSGAAAEEIDAAGKVVAPGFVDIHTHYDGQATWDQEMAPSSWHGVTTVVMGNCGVGFAPAKPDRHEWLISLMEGVEDIPGTALSEGITWDWETFPEYLDALEKLPRTVDVGTHVPHGAVRAYVLGDREQPGAVPTQEDIEKMCEIVEEGIRAGALGFSTSRTVLHKSVDGELVPGTTATPEELVAIGKAMGRGRDAGGHAVFEMASDLQRDWNEFEWMGKLSREAGIPVTFAALQSIAKELPLEEQISEMRAQNDNGANIVAQIALRGNGIIMAWQGTVNPFAFRPSWQAIKDLPWEEQKAKLLDPAFKKRLLSEANDYAEAPQDILPVVMVITQGWALQYEMDPDFDYEPDASASVNARAEAAGVDPQEYAYDMLCREDATGFIYLPILNYADGNLDFLLPLQQAEDTVNSLSDGGAHCGTICDAASPTFMLEHWVKGRRRGDRLTLEHAIKRQCRDTAVLYGLEDRGVIAPGYLADLNVIDMERLKLGRPWLAFDLPAGGKRLLQKANGYVCTIKNGIVTFRNGKWTGETPGGLIRGPQRAEFAEAAE
- a CDS encoding SDR family oxidoreductase, whose translation is MTGYKPKPDDWAVITGAGRGIGRWLSQHFAAKGMRICALDIDAYEAEETARLCGLASRAHGCDVSDRKETERVAEKLIAQGVEPSLLWINAGVGCADTVCEAKESTLDWLMGVNVMGPVHTARAWLPALKAQSGSRHVGITASSASVVPVSGPFTLYATTKQMTAAIGEALTAELAEDGIGVTILCPGILNTQIWNAAQARPDRFGGARSAPDEIGDHWRAQPGPEVLEKGLDTVLGRGGGWCIVPTEEDTEARMETRHRAQHHGFFHYALGREDAES
- a CDS encoding glutathione S-transferase family protein, yielding MTAQVRIFGTVISTYTRIVEIVCEEAGLSHETVPTAARSPENRHPFGRIPVVEIDGLELIESVAIANYIDNAHNSGALQPSAPAARALSDKWVAIANNYLFPMFEHGLVMPWIMHRVAGYPLERERIERALPDISRALGFVEAALSEGGAWTANGFTLADVFLYPVFRGLQLTPQGEVGIAQCDHISEWLEECEKRPSIVATRWESEP
- the dnaN gene encoding DNA polymerase III subunit beta translates to MKATIERATLLRCLSHVQSVVERRNTIPILSNVLIDASDGGSVKVMATDLDLQVLENMSAASVESPGAITVSAHLLFDIARKLPEGSQVSLETAENRMEIKAGRSRFKLPTLPRDDFPVIVEGDLPTSFELPARQLAEMIDRTRFAISTEETRYYLNGIFLHVTDDDEPVLKAAATDGHRLARFTLPRPDGAEGMPDVIVPRKAVAELRKLLEEALDGNVQIDLSASKIRFTLGGEGGVVLTSKLIDGTFPDYSRVIPTGNDKLLKVDPKSFFQGVDRVATIATEKTRAVKMGLDTDKVTLSVTSPDNGTATEELAAEYKSDGFEIGFNANYLKDILDQIDSETVELHLADPGAPTLIRQDEKSPALYVLMPMRV
- a CDS encoding DUF2855 family protein, with the translated sequence MTIQQVHVRKDELDHADLVQVEPGELADGAVRLKIESFSVTANNITYAVVGDGFGYWNFFPAPEGFGIVPMWGHAKVVESKHDEIEVGERVYGYLPMATHLDVRPGNVSPSSFMDSTDYRQPMSPVYNTYRRLASDPEHDPSREAERMVFGPLFTTGFLIEYFLRNEDWFGAEQVVLTSASSKTAMGLAAVAKQNSPSIKRVGLTSESNVEFVEGTGLYDKVYSYESVGLLSINPSVVVDFAGNAGLLAKVHEHFGDVLKYSCLVGATHIEERGEGGLAADRGLPGPKPTLFFAPDHAVAFFKEHGQEEGGKLHAVAWREFLKSVEGTVEIVRKQGLEAAREVYLEMIGGNVDPSKGIVIEP